From the Zymoseptoria tritici IPO323 chromosome 2, whole genome shotgun sequence genome, the window CTTGCTTCGCACATCGTCTCGAAAGCCGCACGAGATTATGCCAGTCAGCACGCAAGACCCGCATGGTTTCTCATGCTCAAGCTCGGCCTTCTGAGCGGAGGGGCTGCCGATCGAGACATTTCTGAAAAGATGGGAAGCGTTGCAGCGGTGATCCTGCCAGGAAGAGAATATCAGCTTGCACACAACTTGCCAGGGAGGTCGCCACGTTGTTGCACCACCACGAGAGTTGCAGGCACGAGGATGATGGTGGTCACGAGAGTTGCACGCTAATGACGGAAGAATTGATACGGCATGTCTCGGATGGAGCCGCACTCGTGGTTGACGATGGCGAATTTGCAGGCGACTATGGTTGGTCGGCTGCTTTCCGTTCGTCCATGAGGCGAACCGTATGTGAAACCAACCACAGAAGGACGAAGGAAGTCTCCCCGAACCAACCACAAGGGACAGAGCGTAACATCGCTGCCCAGACTCGAGCCTCTTGAGAGCCTCAGTCAGGGATCGGCCGTTGCTGGAAGTGACAAGATCCCGCTCGTTGTAGTGTGAGTGCGCCACAACGCACTTCGAGTTTCTCCACTGGTCGTACAGACGGATATCATTTCGGCCCCCGCTGCCAAACGATCTGCCGGAGCCACCATCCCAAGCGATCCTTGTCAATTTTATTTTCCGCCATTCGCGAGGCATCCTCTATAGTGTCCGTACATAGTGCCACATGCAAAGTTATCTGAACGAATCGCAGAGCCAGCCGGACAACCCATCAGCCGAAGTTGGAAGCCATGGTCGGCTACAAGACCGCATGCGGGCGACTCCGAAAAAGCGAATGCGAACCAGCGTCTAGTTGATAGGCCGCGACTGCCAACAGCCGAGTTTGTGGCGCAAATAAGCTCTGTCACTGAGCCTTGATCGTGCTTGTCACGCTTGTGTTGATGCTTGGCAGCGTCGATCTTTGCTTCGCTCTGGAGGGGGCCCAATGCCTCCCCGCGCACTGGAACCTACCAAGGCTCGCCAATCACAGGACGTATGCACTGAACTGTCGCGGTCATGGAGCGAAGCACATGAACCGGTACGCCGCCTTGGGCCATTCCGATAGGCGTGCGAAGCTTCCTGCCAAAGTCCTCGCGCCTGGCATTCATCTACATGGTAGACGAATGCTATCGTCGAAGCACGAGTTGGAAAGAGTCCGTACCGCCATATCTCCTTCCTTTACCGGCTTGGAGCACTGCACTACGATACTGCACTACGATAGTGCGTGATCTCTTTCGTACTGGCTTCCCTGCATGTCGATGTTTACCCAATTCGGAAGGTAGCACTCGTCCTCTCTATCCGGTAGCTTCGGCGTGTCTCTTTGAAGCGCCAAATTGCATCAAGTCGCCGAACAACCACGCCAGATGACCACGGCGATTTGACTGGACTGATTGATTTGAATGTTGGTAGAATGTCTCCTTCTCCATTGAGCTCTagtgtcgaggaggtcgttGACCGAGACTTGCTGAGCGCGAGGTATATAAATCGCTCTTCCTATCACCATGGACAGACAACACAACTCTCTCACATCTCCAACGACCTCCCGACAACCCATCAGACACCGTTTCCAAGATGCACAACATCCTCGTCACTTCAGCCCTCGTGGCGTCCGCCACACTGTCCATGGCTGGACCAGCTGGATTCCCAGGCACCAAAACCTTCCAAGTCGCTCAAGTCCCCGCTGGCCAAGTCCTCAAGAGTGGTCCCATCCAGATGGCGAAGACCTACGGCAAGTATTCCAAGCACGGAGCCAAGGCACCAGCGGACGTTTCCAGAGCGGCGGCAGCTGCTACCCAGAGCGGAAGTGTCAAGGCGTCTCCTGAGCAGTTCGACCAGTCCTACCTTTGCCCGGTGACTGTTGGAGGACAGACGCTCAACTTGGACTTCGATACCGGCTCAGCCGATTTGTGAGTTGCTGCTCCAGCCATGGACCTTCGCTCTTCGCATGGTGCTAACTGCAAGCAGGTGGGTCTACTCCAACTCTCAACCTTCGAGCCAGCAGACCGGACATTCCGTTTACACCCCTGGCTCTACCGCCAAGCGTCTCTCCGGCCAGACCTGGAAGATCAGCTATGGCGATGGATCTGGTGCTTCCGGAATCGTGTACTCCGACAAGGTGGTCGTCGGGGGCGTCACTGCCACCGGCCAGGCCGTCGAGGCTGCACAGACTGTCTCGGACGAGTTCGTTCAAGACGTGGACAATGACGGGCTTCTCGGTTTGGCGTTCAGCAGCATCAACACTGTTTCTCCCACTCAGCAGAAGACTTTCTTCGATACTGTCAAGAGCTCGCTCGCCAAGCAGCTCTTCACTTGCGATTTGAAGGCTGGCAGGGCAGGCACGTACGATTTTGGGTGAGTTTGCAGCATTCCTACCGGAGATCAGACACAAAGACTGACTGTGACATAGATACATCGATGCCAACAAGCACACCGGTACCATTACTTATGTCTCAGTAGACTCCAGCCAGGGGTTCTGGACCTTCAACGCTGGCGGCTACTCTGCTGGGTCGGCGGCCGTTTCTGGGAGCATCGGATCTGCCATCGCTGACACTGGCACGTCCCTTGTATACCTCCCGACCGACGTGGTCACTGCCTACTACTCCAAGCTCTCCGGCGCCGCCTACGATAGCAACCAAGGAGGTAAGACCGTAATGCAAAAGGCCTGCAGCTCGGCCTGAGACTGTCTCTCAGGCTATGCAGCAGGTCTGAGTCTATCACAAGATGTGACCGTCTGAGCAATGGCTGATTAGATTTAGGATACACATTTCCCTGTTCTCGGTCCCCACCCAACTTCAACGTGAAGATCGGAACTCAGACCTTCACAATCCCAGGCTCCTACATCAAATACGCCCCCGTGGACAGCTCCGGCAGCACTTGCTTCGGCGGCATCCAGAGGAACACTGGCATCGGCTTCACCATCTTCGGAGATGTCTTCCTCAAGGCCGTCTTCGCTGTCTTCGATGTCAGCACCGGCTCTCCCCGTTTGGGACTGGCTCCTCAGTAAATGTGAGGTGCTGCAGTTGAAATTAGAGCGATGAGACTCGGCGGGAACGAGTTGCGAATCTACATTTAGCAAGCGGCGGAGTTTGGACACTAGGTCATACCTACGAATGAGACGTCTTCTTGTCAATCGTAAACTTCTGTCGGTGGTGATGTAGTATCTGCCATGTGCATCCACATCCCGGCTTCAAATATTGAAGGGTGACCAATCAAACTCCGAACTGAATCGATTTGGAATCAGGACAACAGCCAGAGCGAGGTAAGCTCTGCACTGCCGTCTTTGCCATCCCCCGTCCTCTTCTCCCATCACAACCAATCTGAGTAGGCTACCTAGACCTCGCTCTTCTCGGACCCGGCTACATGTACACCTCCCTTTTCTGACGTGATACTGGCCCCTCGTAGTCGCACGCTGTCGGAATCCTGGATGGCAGCAATCTTCGCGCCAATGCCCCCACTCTGGTACTTGGAAAACTGCCAGCCCCACAAGCAGTGATCGAAGAGCTCATCAGTTTGTTCAAGAGACCTGCCTCTGAGTTCTGGGACGAAGAAGGACCCGAGTAGTGCCAGGAAAGACGATGCTGCTGCGAAGAACCGTCCAACCCTGGCTGCAAGACCAGCCGAGCCAGGCGCTTTGTTCGTCAGGTATGGAGTGACActggtgatgaggatggcgaCGAGCATGTTCACAACACCCCAAACTGCCAGCACCTGCGTCGATGGCGGGTCCCGCCAATCTCACCGCCCAGAGAAAAGAGGTCAGCATGTTCTCAGGC encodes:
- the MgASP2 gene encoding aspartyl protease, producing MAKTYGKYSKHGAKAPADVSRAAAAATQSGSVKASPEQFDQSYLCPVTVGGQTLNLDFDTGSADLWVYSNSQPSSQQTGHSVYTPGSTAKRLSGQTWKISYGDGSGASGIVYSDKVVVGGVTATGQAVEAAQTVSDEFVQDVDNDGLLGLAFSSINTVSPTQQKTFFDTVKSSLAKQLFTCDLKAGRAGTYDFGYIDANKHTGTITYVSVDSSQGFWTFNAGGYSAGSAAVSGSIGSAIADTGTSLVYLPTDVVTAYYSKLSGAAYDSNQGGYTFPCSRSPPNFNVKIGTQTFTIPGSYIKYAPVDSSGSTCFGGIQRNTGIGFTIFGDVFLKAVFAVFDVSTGSPRLGLAPQ